One segment of Nostoc flagelliforme CCNUN1 DNA contains the following:
- a CDS encoding ABC transporter ATP-binding protein, with amino-acid sequence MLRQSLTVFRYSGRAVSLVWTTSRSLTILLASLTIVAGLLPAAISYISKLIVDAVVFASQVNSQSNGFVNIYPSLSYVGLEAIAVILLAGSQRGIIICQSLLRALMGQRVNVLILEKALTLDLRQFEDSEFYDKLTNARREASVRPLSLVNRTFGLVQNALSLFTYGILLVNFSGWAVVVLILAAMPVFISETKFAGEGFRLFSWRAAETRQQHYLENLLAREDFVTEVKLYQLGGMLLGRYRNLFDQLYGEDRDLTLRRGLWGYLLGLVSTGAFYLAYAWIVLETVLGKISLGDMTMYLTVFRQGQSTFSSALTSIGGMYEDNLYLSNLYDFLEEEVPTSWGKATIGLNPQDGIRFENVSFTYPGSSKPALTNISLHLKPREKLAIVGENGSGKTTLIKLLTRLYTPDSGRIFLDGLDLQEWDVDVLRRRIGVIFQNFVRYQFTVGENIGVGDVEHLENKTRWQTAAEKGMAQSFIDQLPQSFQTQLGRWFKGGQELSGGQWQKIALSRAFMRSQADILVLDEPTSAIDAQAEFEIFNHFRAITQNQMVLLISHRFSTVRMADKILVIENGEVIEQGTHEELLEVGGRYAKLFLLQAAGYQ; translated from the coding sequence ATCTTACGTCAATCACTGACGGTTTTCCGCTACAGTGGACGGGCTGTAAGCCTAGTATGGACTACTAGCCGATCGCTTACTATTCTTCTGGCTAGTTTAACAATAGTTGCTGGTCTTTTACCGGCGGCGATATCCTACATCAGTAAGTTGATTGTTGATGCAGTGGTATTTGCCTCTCAAGTTAACTCACAGAGCAATGGTTTTGTCAATATTTATCCTTCCCTATCTTATGTAGGATTAGAAGCGATCGCTGTAATTTTACTAGCAGGCAGTCAACGGGGAATCATCATTTGTCAGTCGTTATTGCGGGCGCTAATGGGTCAGCGAGTGAATGTACTCATCTTAGAAAAGGCGCTGACACTGGATCTTAGGCAGTTTGAAGACTCAGAATTTTATGACAAATTAACCAATGCCCGACGAGAAGCATCAGTTCGTCCCCTTTCCTTAGTAAACCGCACCTTTGGGTTAGTGCAAAATGCTCTTTCCCTATTCACCTACGGTATTTTGCTAGTAAATTTCTCAGGTTGGGCGGTGGTGGTGCTGATTTTGGCAGCTATGCCTGTATTTATTTCCGAAACAAAGTTTGCTGGAGAAGGCTTTCGCTTGTTTAGTTGGCGTGCGGCAGAAACTCGTCAACAGCACTACTTAGAAAATCTGCTAGCAAGAGAAGATTTTGTCACAGAAGTCAAACTCTACCAACTGGGAGGGATGTTGCTAGGGCGTTACCGCAACCTGTTCGATCAACTCTATGGCGAAGACCGCGATTTGACTCTGCGCCGAGGACTGTGGGGGTATCTTTTGGGTTTAGTTAGTACTGGTGCTTTTTACCTAGCTTATGCTTGGATTGTACTGGAAACAGTGCTAGGTAAGATTTCCTTGGGAGATATGACAATGTATCTCACTGTGTTTCGCCAAGGACAGTCTACTTTCTCCAGTGCCCTCACTTCTATTGGAGGGATGTATGAGGACAACCTATATTTATCAAATCTCTACGATTTCCTCGAAGAAGAAGTACCAACATCTTGGGGTAAAGCAACGATTGGTTTAAATCCTCAAGATGGCATCCGTTTTGAGAACGTATCATTTACTTATCCAGGAAGTTCCAAACCAGCGTTGACAAACATTTCGCTGCACTTGAAACCCAGAGAGAAACTGGCAATTGTCGGTGAAAACGGTTCCGGTAAAACTACCTTAATCAAACTACTTACCCGACTCTACACCCCTGACTCTGGGAGAATTTTCTTAGATGGCTTGGACTTGCAGGAATGGGATGTGGATGTGCTGCGGCGTCGGATTGGTGTGATTTTTCAGAACTTTGTCCGCTACCAGTTCACTGTAGGGGAAAATATTGGCGTCGGAGATGTAGAACATCTCGAAAACAAAACCCGTTGGCAAACTGCTGCTGAAAAAGGCATGGCGCAATCTTTTATTGACCAATTACCCCAAAGTTTCCAGACTCAACTTGGTCGTTGGTTTAAAGGAGGACAGGAACTTTCGGGGGGACAGTGGCAGAAAATTGCTTTGTCTCGTGCTTTTATGCGATCGCAAGCAGATATCTTGGTGTTAGATGAACCAACATCAGCAATAGACGCCCAAGCTGAGTTTGAGATTTTCAATCATTTTCGCGCTATTACTCAAAATCAGATGGTACTTTTGATTTCCCATCGCTTCTCAACGGTACGAATGGCTGACAAAATTCTAGTTATAGAAAATGGGGAAGTTATAGAACAAGGAACTCACGAAGAACTGTTAGAGGTA
- a CDS encoding biotin--[acetyl-CoA-carboxylase] ligase, which produces MGFNLQNLEAALKAGRKYTYLPFSLHFFESVSSTNQTLWNLLNQGAISGTVVIATVQSAGRGQWGRQWISPVGGLYVSVAISLDHKIEATDSYQLTFATAWGIASQLRQCGVDVGIKWPNDLVLNGRKLGGILTETKVNKGQITQAVIGVGINWTNPVPETGINLESWQASQDFRPISCLEMLTSTVLLGIESGMECLCREGVKVLLSRYLDLLINMGDRVYVNNLSGTVVGVTPQGNLRVDLETHETKELITPEIYIEPGTISLGYHKSSV; this is translated from the coding sequence GTGGGATTTAATTTGCAAAACTTGGAAGCAGCCTTGAAAGCAGGGCGTAAGTATACATATTTACCATTTTCCCTCCACTTTTTTGAAAGCGTCTCTTCAACTAACCAAACCCTTTGGAACTTACTCAACCAAGGGGCAATTTCAGGAACAGTAGTAATCGCAACTGTGCAATCTGCTGGGCGGGGACAATGGGGACGGCAGTGGATTTCTCCGGTTGGCGGATTATATGTTTCCGTGGCGATTTCTTTAGACCACAAAATAGAGGCTACTGACAGCTACCAGCTAACTTTTGCTACTGCTTGGGGAATTGCGTCTCAATTGCGCCAATGCGGTGTAGATGTTGGGATAAAATGGCCCAATGATTTAGTTTTAAACGGTCGCAAACTAGGCGGCATTTTGACAGAAACCAAAGTAAACAAAGGACAAATCACCCAAGCAGTAATTGGTGTTGGTATTAACTGGACAAACCCAGTACCTGAAACTGGAATAAATCTGGAATCGTGGCAAGCTTCCCAAGATTTCAGACCAATTTCTTGTCTGGAAATGCTAACCTCTACAGTCCTGCTGGGAATAGAATCCGGTATGGAGTGCCTTTGCCGAGAAGGAGTAAAGGTACTCTTGTCTCGCTATTTAGATTTGCTTATAAATATGGGCGATCGGGTCTACGTCAACAATCTTTCAGGTACAGTAGTTGGGGTGACTCCTCAAGGAAATTTACGAGTTGATTTAGAAACACATGAGACAAAGGAACTAATTACACCGGAAATTTATATTGAACCCGGTACAATCAGTTTGGGATACCATAAATCTTCCGTTTAA
- a CDS encoding aldo/keto reductase: MQYRRFGKTNLRLSVFSLGTMRYLADFENAHQTIEQALALGINHLETARGYGKSEEYLGRALKAGLSVPRTRLYITTKISATADADTMRRCIDESLERLQLDYLDCLGVHGLNTWQHLEWVQAKNGCMQAVEEAVADGRVRHVGFSSHGPLEVIQAAINTDFFEFVNLHYYYFFQRHAPAIQLAAEKDMGIFIISPADKGGRLYTPPQTLKVLCSPYLPLYLNYRFLLCDNRITTLSIGPANPDELREPLRIADDDGELTSAENSTFERLENHQKVALETEKCSQCYACLPCPENINIPEVLRLRNLAVAYDMTDYGQYRYGMFENAGHWFPGMKGNRCTECGDCLPRCPEKLDIPALLKDAHQRLSGKAGRRLWG; this comes from the coding sequence ATGCAATACCGACGGTTTGGGAAAACGAATCTGCGCCTCTCGGTTTTTTCTCTGGGAACAATGCGCTACCTGGCTGATTTTGAAAATGCTCACCAGACTATCGAACAAGCTTTAGCGCTAGGAATTAATCATCTAGAAACCGCTAGAGGTTATGGCAAAAGTGAGGAGTATCTTGGTAGGGCGTTAAAAGCTGGGTTGTCAGTACCCCGAACGAGGCTTTATATCACTACCAAAATCTCAGCCACAGCAGATGCTGACACCATGCGTCGGTGCATCGACGAATCCCTAGAACGATTACAGCTAGATTATTTAGATTGCTTAGGCGTTCATGGCTTGAACACTTGGCAACATTTAGAGTGGGTGCAAGCCAAAAATGGCTGTATGCAAGCCGTAGAAGAAGCTGTTGCTGATGGTCGAGTCCGACACGTTGGTTTTTCTAGCCACGGGCCATTAGAGGTAATTCAGGCTGCAATAAATACAGATTTTTTTGAATTTGTCAATCTCCATTATTACTATTTTTTCCAACGGCACGCACCAGCGATTCAACTAGCTGCCGAAAAGGACATGGGCATTTTCATTATTTCCCCTGCCGATAAGGGAGGACGCCTCTACACACCACCCCAAACGCTAAAAGTCCTCTGTTCCCCGTATTTACCCTTGTATTTAAATTATCGTTTTTTACTTTGTGATAACCGTATTACTACTTTGAGTATCGGTCCAGCAAACCCAGATGAATTAAGGGAACCTTTGCGAATTGCTGACGATGATGGAGAGTTAACATCAGCCGAAAATTCTACTTTTGAGCGATTAGAAAATCACCAAAAAGTTGCCTTAGAAACTGAAAAATGTAGCCAGTGTTATGCTTGTTTGCCCTGTCCAGAAAATATCAATATTCCAGAAGTGTTGCGGTTACGAAATCTTGCAGTGGCATACGATATGACTGACTATGGGCAATATCGTTACGGAATGTTTGAAAATGCCGGTCATTGGTTCCCTGGAATGAAAGGCAACCGTTGTACAGAATGCGGTGACTGTTTGCCTCGGTGTCCAGAAAAGTTAGATATCCCAGCTTTATTGAAAGATGCTCACCAGAGATTAAGTGGGAAAGCAGGTAGGAGATTGTGGGGATAA
- a CDS encoding riboflavin synthase yields the protein MFTGLIQALGRMEPLGGDSWQITCVSHSCEVIMQDLAYGDSVAVDGVCLTVEQVLKDGFIATASPETLRRTTLGGEQTQQRYVNLEASLRVGSKVGGHFVMGHVDGIGRLLVAEQTASSWEMTFIASEAIARYIVPKGSIAVNGISLTIAAYESELSQFKVAVIPLTYSETNLRYLVSGSLVNLEGDILGKYVEKFLSPGKLHTTIDETSIDGITPAFLAEHGYL from the coding sequence GTGTTTACAGGATTAATCCAGGCATTAGGAAGGATGGAACCCTTAGGGGGCGATTCTTGGCAAATTACTTGTGTAAGCCATTCGTGTGAAGTAATTATGCAAGATTTGGCTTATGGTGACAGTGTTGCGGTAGATGGCGTTTGCTTGACAGTGGAACAAGTTTTAAAAGACGGGTTTATTGCCACTGCTTCACCGGAAACTCTACGCCGCACAACTCTGGGAGGTGAGCAAACGCAACAGAGATATGTCAATTTAGAAGCGTCGCTAAGGGTGGGCAGTAAAGTTGGCGGTCATTTTGTGATGGGTCATGTAGACGGCATCGGTCGATTGCTAGTGGCAGAACAAACGGCTAGTTCTTGGGAAATGACCTTTATTGCATCCGAGGCGATCGCACGGTATATTGTGCCCAAAGGTAGCATAGCTGTCAATGGCATCAGTCTCACAATAGCCGCTTATGAGTCAGAACTCTCCCAGTTCAAGGTAGCGGTAATTCCCCTCACATACAGCGAGACAAATCTTCGCTATTTGGTTTCTGGGAGTTTGGTGAATCTAGAAGGGGATATTCTCGGCAAATACGTCGAAAAATTCCTTTCCCCTGGCAAGCTACACACCACCATTGATGAAACTAGTATAGATGGCATTACACCCGCATTCTTAGCAGAACACGGGTATTTGTAA
- a CDS encoding bifunctional nuclease family protein, which translates to MIEMKVAGIALDAITRSPIVLLKDSSDRRALPIYIGQEQARAIMGALENQKPPRPLTHDLIVNLLETWNMTLEKVIIHSLQKDTFYAALIVQQGEVKKEIDARPSDAIAIALRTNTPIWVMEEVIADASIPVDRDADEAEQQAFREFISNLRPEDLIKRFGNDDS; encoded by the coding sequence ATGATTGAAATGAAAGTCGCTGGCATAGCATTAGATGCCATAACCCGCAGCCCGATCGTACTTTTGAAAGATTCTTCAGATCGACGGGCTTTGCCAATTTACATCGGTCAGGAACAGGCTAGGGCAATTATGGGTGCGCTGGAGAATCAAAAGCCTCCCAGACCCTTAACCCACGACCTGATTGTGAATCTTCTAGAGACTTGGAATATGACTCTAGAAAAGGTAATTATTCATTCCCTGCAAAAGGATACATTTTATGCTGCATTAATCGTCCAGCAAGGCGAGGTCAAAAAAGAAATTGATGCGCGTCCTAGCGATGCGATCGCCATTGCCCTCCGTACAAATACTCCCATTTGGGTAATGGAAGAAGTGATTGCCGATGCTTCTATTCCTGTCGATCGCGATGCAGATGAAGCCGAACAGCAAGCCTTCCGTGAATTTATTTCCAATCTCCGTCCTGAAGATTTGATCAAGCGCTTTGGTAATGACGACAGTTAA
- a CDS encoding M23 family metallopeptidase, producing the protein MTQRNNSAPHRLHYLWQKGLTKKRFASTLPAQSLCWLSSVSLLSGGFVFAQTETQIDNIVPTVESSQPTAVTNPVKASLRDATRSLLPRSGTTPLGLKKQAVAPEAAQAQPEFSQRRARLRKRLGKPEVAQSKEPVRQSTPKIEAAQPVVIIRQSKPKVEASQVTPARVRQEKPNTLARSLPEKLPEVAQPSNNSNSPVSATAGKIKDYNNAYIDPNSYDSGATGTYQAPNSVILTERSSGCRSILPSGQSVLGGVCAKVPQRSVADSNSKPAPNWLKRSQNAQLPVVSTVRQIASSTGNTSRWRATPTQSGSSGVTKSAFRPNRFIPSPSEFSPTTVSATPIAPSGGTLPPPMADGNIAPRPSNVAYDFSLASVLPQIPYTGRVAYSGTGMMYPLSIPATITSVFGWRVHPITGNQRFHAGTDIGAPTGTPVLAAAAGQVETANWLGGYGLTVTLNHKSAEQTLYGHMSEIFVQPGQWVQPGTVIGRVGSTGNSTGPHLHFEVRHLTPNGWVATDPGVQLQSALSQLVRGLQTAQVSQEPGS; encoded by the coding sequence ATGACGCAGCGCAATAATTCTGCCCCTCATCGTTTGCATTACTTATGGCAGAAAGGTCTAACAAAAAAACGTTTTGCCTCAACACTACCAGCTCAGAGCCTCTGTTGGCTGAGTAGCGTCAGCCTCCTTAGCGGCGGCTTTGTGTTTGCTCAAACGGAAACACAAATAGACAACATCGTTCCCACAGTTGAAAGTTCCCAGCCAACAGCAGTTACAAATCCAGTTAAAGCCTCTCTGCGAGACGCTACGCGTAGCTTGCTTCCACGAAGTGGTACGACTCCGCTCGGCTTGAAAAAGCAGGCTGTTGCGCCCGAAGCCGCTCAAGCGCAACCGGAATTTTCCCAACGGCGAGCCAGACTCAGAAAGAGATTAGGCAAGCCAGAGGTTGCTCAATCAAAAGAGCCAGTTAGGCAGTCTACACCCAAAATCGAAGCTGCCCAACCTGTTGTGATTATCAGACAGTCAAAACCCAAGGTAGAAGCCTCCCAGGTTACTCCTGCACGGGTGAGACAGGAAAAACCCAATACCCTTGCCCGCTCTTTACCTGAAAAACTTCCAGAAGTTGCTCAACCATCAAATAACTCGAACAGCCCTGTCAGTGCAACAGCGGGGAAAATCAAGGATTATAATAACGCTTATATTGATCCTAATAGTTATGACAGTGGTGCTACAGGTACTTATCAAGCACCAAATTCCGTAATTCTCACAGAACGCTCCAGTGGTTGTCGATCCATTTTGCCATCAGGACAAAGTGTATTAGGCGGCGTTTGCGCCAAAGTACCGCAAAGGAGTGTAGCTGATTCTAATAGTAAACCAGCACCTAATTGGCTCAAAAGAAGTCAAAATGCCCAATTACCAGTAGTTTCAACTGTGCGGCAGATTGCATCTTCTACTGGCAACACCAGCAGATGGCGTGCTACTCCAACTCAAAGTGGTTCTAGCGGTGTCACTAAGAGCGCATTTCGCCCGAATCGGTTTATCCCAAGTCCTAGCGAGTTCAGCCCCACAACAGTGAGTGCAACTCCCATCGCACCCAGTGGCGGTACTTTACCTCCACCAATGGCAGATGGCAACATTGCACCCCGTCCCAGCAACGTAGCTTACGACTTCTCACTAGCATCAGTATTGCCACAAATCCCCTACACGGGGAGAGTTGCATATAGTGGTACGGGAATGATGTATCCATTGTCTATACCCGCTACCATTACTTCTGTATTTGGTTGGCGAGTTCATCCAATCACAGGTAATCAACGTTTCCATGCTGGTACAGACATAGGTGCACCTACCGGTACGCCAGTTTTGGCCGCCGCCGCCGGTCAAGTGGAAACTGCTAACTGGTTGGGCGGTTATGGTTTAACCGTTACCCTGAATCACAAATCGGCTGAACAAACTCTTTACGGCCACATGTCAGAAATCTTTGTTCAACCCGGTCAGTGGGTACAACCTGGAACTGTCATCGGGCGAGTTGGTAGTACCGGGAACTCCACAGGCCCTCACCTGCACTTTGAAGTTCGCCATCTGACACCGAACGGGTGGGTTGCTACTGACCCAGGCGTGCAATTACAAAGCGCCCTCAGTCAGTTAGTACGAGGCTTGCAAACTGCTCAGGTAAGCCAGGAACCAGGAAGCTAG
- the csaB gene encoding polysaccharide pyruvyl transferase CsaB, which translates to MVKMRALLSGYYGKGNGGDEALLGTLLQMLPSHVTPVVLSGNPEETRDRYNVETCDRMAPLSVLQALRSSDGLIWGGGSLIQDVTSTISPFYYGGLMALAQRMGLRTVAWAQGIGPLVRPQTRWLARQTFGNCTKISVRDRASAALLSDWQIPCIIAPDPVWALESKPVPGLWDLPAPRVAVTLRSHPQLTETRLANLTRALVDFQKATQAFILLLPFQKSEDLSIAEAIQPHLQDVSKILCLEDPQLLKGVFRGVEMAIGMRLHSLIMAASEGCRCFALSYDPKVNRLMEDLEMPGWDLARLPNNPNLISLTWMEHYANGDPLSPEQILSLVDRALMHRELLSQAFRNNN; encoded by the coding sequence ATGGTCAAGATGCGGGCGTTATTGTCTGGATATTACGGTAAAGGTAATGGTGGTGACGAGGCTTTGTTGGGAACGCTTTTGCAAATGTTACCATCTCATGTAACCCCTGTGGTACTTTCGGGGAATCCAGAGGAAACGCGCGATCGCTACAATGTAGAAACTTGCGATCGCATGGCTCCCTTATCTGTGCTGCAAGCTTTACGCTCAAGTGATGGCTTGATTTGGGGCGGCGGGAGTCTCATCCAAGATGTTACCAGTACCATCAGCCCATTTTATTATGGCGGACTGATGGCATTGGCGCAGAGAATGGGTTTGAGAACTGTTGCTTGGGCGCAGGGTATTGGCCCGTTAGTGCGTCCGCAAACTCGTTGGTTGGCACGGCAAACCTTTGGTAATTGTACCAAAATTAGTGTCCGCGATCGCGCCAGTGCTGCTTTATTATCTGATTGGCAAATTCCTTGTATTATAGCTCCTGACCCGGTTTGGGCGTTGGAGTCAAAACCAGTACCGGGACTTTGGGATTTACCTGCGCCGAGAGTTGCGGTAACGTTGCGATCGCATCCCCAACTTACAGAAACACGCCTAGCAAACTTAACTCGTGCTTTGGTTGACTTTCAAAAAGCTACGCAGGCTTTTATTTTACTACTGCCATTTCAAAAAAGTGAAGATTTAAGTATTGCCGAAGCCATTCAACCACACCTTCAAGATGTTAGCAAGATTTTATGTCTGGAAGATCCGCAACTTTTGAAAGGTGTGTTTCGCGGCGTGGAAATGGCAATTGGGATGCGCCTGCACAGCTTGATTATGGCTGCATCTGAAGGTTGTCGCTGCTTTGCTCTCAGTTACGATCCTAAGGTAAATCGTCTCATGGAAGACTTGGAAATGCCTGGATGGGATTTAGCTCGTTTACCCAATAACCCCAATTTAATTAGTCTGACTTGGATGGAGCATTACGCTAATGGTGATCCGTTATCACCAGAGCAAATACTATCTTTAGTAGATAGAGCATTAATGCACCGCGAGTTATTGAGCCAAGCTTTTCGGAATAATAATTAA
- a CDS encoding glycosyltransferase family 87 protein — MQRLIQFFNQPIVNFIVQACVVLVVTRFLCYTGWLVYFLNQPDPPLWDFKWYYVASKLAHQHLSPFNSEIFNQSFCTITKVCGFIPPFVYPPNVIPLIWFLAYFSINTAFTIWVVMHILAIGLALWGANILLESKSLALRTICTISVVLIYGVVRDLQVGNVAIFIAVLILWMFIWARKHQDIPAGVCLGLALCKPTLAALFVLYFLFKRRFYLVFVSVVTVTSLAFLGLALTGNSLTQFLSDASHGFSLWQNDPSVSPYISISRLDLMVVGPRLLPNTPFFAKLFSNLIVLIVVGFAGWYWYLQQSITDWSKNMYLAEMVLVCCLSIGINYSQETSSVMLIPAVIFLLNDLLYQIRHCKFSRRRMSIWLAGVCCLAVQTAVIHGWLIGSLANRWNVKAGELPYIMKVTIFALPSYAVLGITLSILVLAISSLRQKQVMKFEPLN; from the coding sequence ATGCAACGGTTGATACAATTTTTTAATCAACCAATTGTTAACTTTATCGTCCAAGCATGTGTTGTATTAGTCGTTACAAGATTCCTCTGTTATACAGGTTGGCTAGTTTATTTTCTAAACCAGCCAGATCCACCTTTATGGGATTTTAAATGGTATTATGTGGCGAGTAAATTGGCTCATCAGCATTTGAGTCCTTTTAATTCCGAGATTTTTAATCAAAGTTTCTGTACCATAACTAAGGTGTGTGGCTTTATTCCGCCGTTTGTCTATCCACCTAATGTTATTCCTCTCATCTGGTTTCTCGCTTATTTTTCGATCAATACTGCATTTACAATCTGGGTTGTAATGCATATATTAGCAATCGGTTTGGCTTTATGGGGCGCGAATATCCTACTGGAGTCGAAGTCACTAGCTCTAAGAACTATTTGCACAATCTCCGTTGTCTTGATTTATGGCGTAGTTCGCGATCTTCAAGTTGGGAATGTTGCAATTTTTATTGCAGTTCTGATCTTATGGATGTTTATCTGGGCTAGAAAACATCAGGATATTCCAGCAGGAGTTTGCTTGGGACTTGCTCTTTGTAAACCAACATTAGCTGCATTATTCGTTCTATATTTTCTATTTAAAAGACGGTTTTATCTAGTTTTTGTATCTGTTGTGACAGTAACATCTCTAGCATTTTTAGGTCTAGCCTTGACAGGTAATTCTTTGACACAATTCCTGTCGGATGCATCTCATGGATTTTCACTCTGGCAAAACGATCCTTCAGTTAGCCCTTATATTTCGATTAGTCGGCTGGATTTGATGGTTGTGGGACCGAGATTACTTCCCAATACCCCATTCTTTGCCAAGCTTTTTTCAAACTTAATTGTTCTGATAGTTGTTGGTTTTGCCGGTTGGTATTGGTATCTACAACAATCTATCACCGACTGGTCAAAAAATATGTATTTAGCAGAAATGGTGCTAGTTTGTTGCTTGAGTATTGGCATCAACTATTCACAGGAAACTAGTTCTGTGATGTTAATACCTGCTGTTATTTTTTTACTAAATGATTTGCTGTATCAGATCAGGCATTGTAAATTCTCTAGGAGAAGAATGTCTATTTGGTTAGCAGGGGTTTGCTGTCTTGCAGTACAAACAGCAGTTATTCATGGCTGGCTCATCGGCTCTCTAGCAAATCGCTGGAACGTGAAAGCAGGGGAATTGCCATACATTATGAAAGTAACTATCTTCGCCCTACCGAGTTATGCAGTTTTAGGTATCACCCTGAGTATTTTAGTCTTAGCAATTAGTTCCCTTCGTCAAAAACAGGTGATGAAATTTGAACCTTTGAATTGA
- the pgeF gene encoding peptidoglycan editing factor PgeF, with translation MHTWHWHNWEGLPYLTCSILERWHHGFFTQQFWPRSPQVITEVLQPEASVYRLKQVHGNTVLTPQEVESFLSTAEEDLASADGLVSEQPLQAVWVASADCTPVLIGDVQTGRVAALHAGWRGTAKKIVPLAIARLQSQGSKLDDLRIAMGPAIAGEVYQVSIEVAAEIGASIIPDDDEQKIVQALHELPNSPLLEDPNPGKVRLDVRRVNTLQLENMGISAEQIAIAPYCTFQTPEHFFSYRREKEKKVQWSGIVSGKR, from the coding sequence ATGCACACTTGGCACTGGCACAATTGGGAAGGACTGCCCTATCTAACTTGTAGTATTCTGGAACGTTGGCATCACGGCTTCTTTACCCAGCAGTTTTGGCCGCGATCGCCACAAGTTATCACAGAAGTATTGCAACCAGAGGCATCAGTCTATCGCTTAAAGCAGGTTCATGGCAATACTGTTCTCACCCCCCAAGAAGTTGAAAGCTTCTTAAGTACTGCTGAGGAAGATTTAGCATCGGCGGATGGTTTAGTTAGCGAACAGCCTCTCCAAGCCGTTTGGGTAGCTAGCGCAGATTGTACACCGGTGTTGATTGGGGATGTGCAAACTGGACGGGTGGCAGCATTACACGCAGGCTGGCGAGGGACTGCCAAGAAGATTGTTCCCTTAGCGATCGCTCGATTACAATCTCAAGGCAGCAAACTCGATGATTTACGCATTGCAATGGGGCCAGCGATCGCTGGTGAGGTTTACCAAGTCTCTATCGAAGTGGCTGCCGAAATTGGGGCTAGCATTATACCAGATGATGACGAACAAAAAATTGTTCAAGCATTGCATGAATTACCAAATTCACCCTTACTGGAAGATCCCAATCCTGGAAAGGTACGGCTGGATGTGCGGCGAGTGAATACCTTACAGCTGGAAAACATGGGGATTAGTGCAGAACAAATTGCGATTGCACCTTATTGTACTTTCCAAACTCCAGAGCATTTCTTTTCTTACCGCCGGGAGAAAGAGAAAAAAGTTCAATGGTCAGGTATTGTTAGCGGTAAAAGGTAA
- a CDS encoding pre-peptidase C-terminal domain-containing protein, with product MAAEFSLGTLSDTPIVITNFVGNLDPQDTFSFNLPNSGVSINVVVTGLSANTDVDVKVFKDLNSNGIVDGIDTEVGTSSRRGTSDEAINIANQGAGPYVAQVDPFSNNTSGYNLRLSTTGFGSPSNLLSSDVLVGVLTSSRNFKDSLRNNDTSDIYNFIVNTAGSFTFTLDPVESVDPDLRLIQDINSNSVVDPGEVITTSSVSFGSNDVITNFLNPGDNYFIQVYQFFGDPINYSLSATPV from the coding sequence ATGGCAGCAGAATTTAGCCTTGGTACACTCAGTGATACCCCAATTGTTATTACCAACTTTGTTGGCAACCTTGATCCGCAAGACACCTTTAGTTTCAACCTACCTAATAGCGGTGTTAGCATCAACGTGGTTGTCACTGGCTTGAGCGCTAATACTGATGTTGATGTCAAAGTGTTCAAAGATTTGAACAGTAATGGAATTGTTGATGGTATTGACACAGAGGTTGGTACTTCATCTCGTAGGGGCACCTCTGATGAAGCAATTAACATTGCAAATCAGGGAGCAGGACCTTACGTAGCTCAAGTTGATCCGTTTTCTAATAATACCAGTGGATATAATTTGAGGCTATCAACCACTGGCTTTGGCTCACCCAGTAACCTCCTGAGCAGCGATGTTCTGGTTGGCGTTCTAACGAGTTCAAGAAACTTTAAGGACTCCTTGAGGAACAATGATACCTCTGATATCTATAATTTCATTGTGAACACGGCTGGCAGTTTCACGTTTACTCTCGATCCGGTCGAGTCTGTTGATCCTGATCTCCGACTTATTCAGGATATTAATAGCAATTCAGTGGTTGATCCTGGCGAGGTCATTACCACTTCATCCGTTAGTTTTGGTTCAAATGATGTAATTACCAATTTTTTGAATCCTGGTGATAACTACTTTATCCAGGTCTATCAATTCTTCGGCGACCCCATCAACTATAGCCTGAGTGCAACTCCTGTATAG